The Heliangelus exortis chromosome 21, bHelExo1.hap1, whole genome shotgun sequence genome includes a window with the following:
- the LOC139806038 gene encoding basic salivary proline-rich protein 1-like isoform X2: protein MDEKKEGRSAPGHSQGGKARRPAGDGARALRADPPLLPRRHRPRQPSGDPPSPERDVRLLRPAAAGEGAEQRWDEKERRDSTCEAEPPLAPRASCSGAAPRSRGEGSRCPPAPQLQPGIGGTRGPAASSSSSLRRAGDESEPRGCGADPPLSSRSSPGLQPPRRWRGSSPERRQLPAPFFPPPPRSPTRRPPNPLGPLPAPPRVGGPGAVTGGRTPQAPPLSRLLALPLPGPSPQAVAPTPAPGPPRPPLARERGLLLLLLLRCPRAPAPPHSPGAARGTCPLLTRYLPADTPGLGRLRSCAVTAVTDGGDPERSIQRAGRVRITQAFCSLILKTTWLQLGSKQA from the coding sequence atggatgaaaaaaaggaagggaggagcGCACCCGGGCACAGCCAGGGAGGGAAGGCCCGGAGGCCGGCGGGGGATGGAGCTCGGGCGTTGCGGGCCGACCCCCCGCTCCTTCCCCGCCGCCACCGGCCCAGACAGCCCAGCGGGGACCCGCCCAGCCCGGAGCGGGATGTGCGGCTCCTCCGCCCCGCCGCGGCTGGGGAGGGAGCGGAGCAGCGTTGGGAcgagaaggagaggagggactCCACCTGCGAAGCGGAGCCGCCTCTTGCCCCCCGGGCGAGCTGCTCTGGGGCCGCACCCCGCAGCCGTGGGGAGGGGTCCCGCTGCCCTCCCGCTCCTCAGCTGCAGCCCGGGATCGGCGGAACCCGTGGGCccgcagcctcctcctcctcctccctccgGCGGGCCGGGGACGAGAGCGAACCCAGGGGCTGCGGGGCGGACCCACCCCTCTCCTCCCGCTCCTCACCGGGCCTGCAGCCGCCGCGGCGATGGCGGGGAAGCAGCCCGGAGCGGAGGCAGCTCCCGGCCCcgttctttcctcctcctccccgctCCCCAACCCGCCGCCCTCCCAACCCCCTCGGGCCTTTACCGGCTCCTCCGCGAGTCGGCGGCCCGGGCGCTGTGACAGGCGGGCGGACACCTCAGGCTCCGCCACTGAGCCGCCTCCTCGCTCTCCCCCTCCCCGGGCCCTCCCCACAGGCGGTGGCCCCAACCCCAGCCCCGGGGCCGCCCCGCCCTCCTCTCGCGAGAGAACgcggcctcctcctcctcctcctcctccgctgCCCCCGGGCCCCAGCTCCGCCTCacagccccggggctgcccgCGGGACCTGCCCGCTCCTCACCCGTTACCTCCCGGCCGACACCCCCGGGCTCGGCCGCCTGAGGAGCTGCGCGGTCACCGCTGTCACAGACGGGGGGGATCCGGAGCGTTCCATCCAACGAGCCGGGAGGGTGAG
- the GGNBP2 gene encoding gametogenetin-binding protein 2 isoform X3 has product MARLVAVCRDGEEEFPFEKRQIPLYIDDTLTMVMEFPDNVLNLDGHQNNSAQLKQFIQRHSMLKQQDLNIAMMVTSREVLSALSQLVPCVGCRRSVERLFSQLVESGNPALEPLTVGPKGVLSVTRSCMTDAKKLYTLFYVHGSKLNDMIDAIPKSKKNKRCQLHSLDTHKPKPLGGCWMDVWELMSQECRDEVVLIDSSCLLETLETYLRKHRFCTDCKNKVLRAYNILIGELDCSKEKGYCAALYEGLRCCPHERHIHVCCETDFIAHLLGRAEPEFAGGYERRERHAKTIDIAQEEVLTCLGIHLYERLHRIWQKLRAEEQTWQMLFYLGVDALRKSFEMAVEKVQGISRLEQLCEEFSEEERVRELKQEKKRQKRKNRRKNKCVCEIPAPLQATEEKEINQVKENSNFTESSCKACGSTEEANNCVEVIVTNESTSCTCPSSGTLLGSPKIKKGLSPHCNGSDCGYSSSMEGSETGSREGSDVACTEGICNHDENGDDPCVHRCDDKEEDGDSCVECWANSEENTTKGKNKKKKKKSKTLKCENEHIQKLGSCMADPGSRETSGNLTHTEFHHDKTKDTHAESCCSSEKSGQQLPWFEHMKNVSQFAESTEMSLVPDSGKGAKSLVELLDESECTSDEEIFISQDEIQSFMANNKSFYSNREQYRQHLKEKFNKYCRLNDHKRPICNGWLTTAGAN; this is encoded by the exons ATGGCGCGGCTGGTGGCGGTCTGCAGGGACGGCGAGGAGGAATTCCCCTTCGAGAAGAGGCAGATTCCCCTCTACATCGATGACACCCTCACG ATGGTGATGGAGTTTCCTGATAATGTGCTGAACCTGGATGGACATCAGAATAACAGTGCACAGTTAAAGCAGTTCATTCAG agaCACAGCATGCTCAAACAGCAGGATCTGAACATTGCCATGATGGTGACCTCTCGGGAAGTGCTGAGTGCCCTCTCTCAGCTGGTGCCCTGCGTTGGCTGCCGCCGCAGCGTGGAGaggctcttctcccagctggTGGAGTCTGGAAACCCAGCCCTGGAGCCCCTGACAGTAGGGCCAAAGGGGGTCCTGTCTGTCACTCGAAGCTGTATGACTGATGCAAAGAAACTTTATACACTCTTCTACGTGCACGG gtCCAAACTGAATGATATGATTGATGCAATTCCCAAAAGTAAGAAGAACAAGAGATGTCAGTTACACTCCCTGGACACACACAAACCAAAGCCCTTGGG GGGTTGTTGGATGGATGTGTGGGAGCTCATGTCCCAGGAATGCAGGGATGAAGTAGTTTTAATTGACTCTAGTTGTCTTTTAGAAACATTAGAAACCTATCTCCGAAAACACAG GTTTTGCACTGACTGCAAGAACAAAGTGCTCCGGGCTTACAACATCCTGATAGGGGAGCTGGACTGCAGCAAGGAGAAGGGGTACTGTGCTGCACTCTACGAGGGGCTGCGCTGCTGCCCCCACGAGCGCCACATCCACGTCTGCTGCGAGACGGATTTCATCGCGCACCTGCTGGGCCGCGCCGAGCCCGAGTTCGCAGGAGGGTATGA ACGAAGAGAAAGGCATGCAAAGACAATAGACATAGCCCAGGAAGAAGTTTTGACCTGCCTGGGTATTCATCTTTATGAAAGGTTACACCGAATCTGGCAGAAGTTGCGGGCTGAGGAACAGACGTGGCAGATGCTTTTCTACCTGGGTGTTGATGCTTTACGCAAAAGTTTTGAG ATGGCTGTGGAAAAAGTGCAGGGTATTAGTCGACTGGAACAGCTCTGTGAAGAAttttcagaagaagaaagagtGCGAGAGCTGAAACAGGAGAAGAAACGCCAAAAACggaagaacaggaggaaaaataagtgtgtgtgtgagatccctgctcctctgcaggcaacagaagagaaggaaatcaaCCAAGTGAAG gaAAATTCCAACttcacagaaagcagctgcaaagCCTGTGGTAGCACTGAAGAAGCTAACAACTGTGTAGAAGTAATTGTAACTAATGAAAGCACTTCTTGCACCTGTCCTAGTAGTGGTACTCTATTAGGTTCACctaaaatcaagaaag GTTTATCTCCACACTGTAATGGCAGTGACTGTGGGTACTCATCCAGCATGGAGGGCAGTGAAACAGGATCTCGAGAGGGATCAGACGTGGCCTGCACTGAGGGCATCTGCAACCATGATGAAAATG gagatgATCCCTGTGTCCATCGCTGCGACGACaaagaggaggatggagacAGCTGTGTGGAGTGTTGGGCTAATTCAGAAGAGAACACCACGAAaggcaaaaacaaaaagaagaaaaagaaaagtaaaacctTGAAGTGTGAGAATGAACAT ATCCAGAAACTTGGGAGCTGTATGGCAGATCCAGGGAGCAGAGAGACCTCAGGAAATCTCACGCACACAGAGTTTCATCACGACAAGACCAAAGACACACATGCTGAAAGCTGCTGTAGCTCAGAAAAAAGTGGGCAGCAGTTGCCTTGGTTTGAGCATATGAAAAATGTGTCACAGTTTGCAGAATCCACAGAAATGTCACTTGTTCCTGATTCTGGAAAAGGTGCCAAGAGCTTAGTGGAACTCCTT GATGAGTCCGAGTGCACTTCTGATGAGGAAATCTTCATCTCCCAAGATGAGATCCAGTCCTTCATGGCAAACAACAAGTCTTTTTACAGCAATAGAGAACAATACCGACAGCATCTGAAGGAGAAATTTAATAAATACTGCCGCTTAAACGATCACAAGAGGCCCATTTGTAACGGTTGGCTGACAACAGCGGGAGCGAACTAA
- the GGNBP2 gene encoding gametogenetin-binding protein 2 isoform X4, with the protein MARLVAVCRDGEEEFPFEKRQIPLYIDDTLTMVMEFPDNVLNLDGHQNNSAQLKQFIQRHSMLKQQDLNIAMMVTSREVLSALSQLVPCVGCRRSVERLFSQLVESGNPALEPLTVGPKGVLSVTRSCMTDAKKLYTLFYVHGSKLNDMIDAIPKSKKNKRCQLHSLDTHKPKPLGGCWMDVWELMSQECRDEVVLIDSSCLLETLETYLRKHRFCTDCKNKVLRAYNILIGELDCSKEKGYCAALYEGLRCCPHERHIHVCCETDFIAHLLGRAEPEFAGGRRERHAKTIDIAQEEVLTCLGIHLYERLHRIWQKLRAEEQTWQMLFYLGVDALRKSFEMAVEKVQGISRLEQLCEEFSEEERVRELKQEKKRQKRKNRRKNKCVCEIPAPLQATEEKEINQVKENSNFTESSCKACGSTEEANNCVEVIVTNESTSCTCPSSGTLLGSPKIKKGLSPHCNGSDCGYSSSMEGSETGSREGSDVACTEGICNHDENGDDPCVHRCDDKEEDGDSCVECWANSEENTTKGKNKKKKKKSKTLKCENEHIQKLGSCMADPGSRETSGNLTHTEFHHDKTKDTHAESCCSSEKSGQQLPWFEHMKNVSQFAESTEMSLVPDSGKGAKSLVELLDESECTSDEEIFISQDEIQSFMANNKSFYSNREQYRQHLKEKFNKYCRLNDHKRPICNGWLTTAGAN; encoded by the exons ATGGCGCGGCTGGTGGCGGTCTGCAGGGACGGCGAGGAGGAATTCCCCTTCGAGAAGAGGCAGATTCCCCTCTACATCGATGACACCCTCACG ATGGTGATGGAGTTTCCTGATAATGTGCTGAACCTGGATGGACATCAGAATAACAGTGCACAGTTAAAGCAGTTCATTCAG agaCACAGCATGCTCAAACAGCAGGATCTGAACATTGCCATGATGGTGACCTCTCGGGAAGTGCTGAGTGCCCTCTCTCAGCTGGTGCCCTGCGTTGGCTGCCGCCGCAGCGTGGAGaggctcttctcccagctggTGGAGTCTGGAAACCCAGCCCTGGAGCCCCTGACAGTAGGGCCAAAGGGGGTCCTGTCTGTCACTCGAAGCTGTATGACTGATGCAAAGAAACTTTATACACTCTTCTACGTGCACGG gtCCAAACTGAATGATATGATTGATGCAATTCCCAAAAGTAAGAAGAACAAGAGATGTCAGTTACACTCCCTGGACACACACAAACCAAAGCCCTTGGG GGGTTGTTGGATGGATGTGTGGGAGCTCATGTCCCAGGAATGCAGGGATGAAGTAGTTTTAATTGACTCTAGTTGTCTTTTAGAAACATTAGAAACCTATCTCCGAAAACACAG GTTTTGCACTGACTGCAAGAACAAAGTGCTCCGGGCTTACAACATCCTGATAGGGGAGCTGGACTGCAGCAAGGAGAAGGGGTACTGTGCTGCACTCTACGAGGGGCTGCGCTGCTGCCCCCACGAGCGCCACATCCACGTCTGCTGCGAGACGGATTTCATCGCGCACCTGCTGGGCCGCGCCGAGCCCGAGTTCGCAGGAGG ACGAAGAGAAAGGCATGCAAAGACAATAGACATAGCCCAGGAAGAAGTTTTGACCTGCCTGGGTATTCATCTTTATGAAAGGTTACACCGAATCTGGCAGAAGTTGCGGGCTGAGGAACAGACGTGGCAGATGCTTTTCTACCTGGGTGTTGATGCTTTACGCAAAAGTTTTGAG ATGGCTGTGGAAAAAGTGCAGGGTATTAGTCGACTGGAACAGCTCTGTGAAGAAttttcagaagaagaaagagtGCGAGAGCTGAAACAGGAGAAGAAACGCCAAAAACggaagaacaggaggaaaaataagtgtgtgtgtgagatccctgctcctctgcaggcaacagaagagaaggaaatcaaCCAAGTGAAG gaAAATTCCAACttcacagaaagcagctgcaaagCCTGTGGTAGCACTGAAGAAGCTAACAACTGTGTAGAAGTAATTGTAACTAATGAAAGCACTTCTTGCACCTGTCCTAGTAGTGGTACTCTATTAGGTTCACctaaaatcaagaaag GTTTATCTCCACACTGTAATGGCAGTGACTGTGGGTACTCATCCAGCATGGAGGGCAGTGAAACAGGATCTCGAGAGGGATCAGACGTGGCCTGCACTGAGGGCATCTGCAACCATGATGAAAATG gagatgATCCCTGTGTCCATCGCTGCGACGACaaagaggaggatggagacAGCTGTGTGGAGTGTTGGGCTAATTCAGAAGAGAACACCACGAAaggcaaaaacaaaaagaagaaaaagaaaagtaaaacctTGAAGTGTGAGAATGAACAT ATCCAGAAACTTGGGAGCTGTATGGCAGATCCAGGGAGCAGAGAGACCTCAGGAAATCTCACGCACACAGAGTTTCATCACGACAAGACCAAAGACACACATGCTGAAAGCTGCTGTAGCTCAGAAAAAAGTGGGCAGCAGTTGCCTTGGTTTGAGCATATGAAAAATGTGTCACAGTTTGCAGAATCCACAGAAATGTCACTTGTTCCTGATTCTGGAAAAGGTGCCAAGAGCTTAGTGGAACTCCTT GATGAGTCCGAGTGCACTTCTGATGAGGAAATCTTCATCTCCCAAGATGAGATCCAGTCCTTCATGGCAAACAACAAGTCTTTTTACAGCAATAGAGAACAATACCGACAGCATCTGAAGGAGAAATTTAATAAATACTGCCGCTTAAACGATCACAAGAGGCCCATTTGTAACGGTTGGCTGACAACAGCGGGAGCGAACTAA
- the GGNBP2 gene encoding gametogenetin-binding protein 2 isoform X1 — MARLVAVCRDGEEEFPFEKRQIPLYIDDTLTMVMEFPDNVLNLDGHQNNSAQLKQFIQRHSMLKQQDLNIAMMVTSREVLSALSQLVPCVGCRRSVERLFSQLVESGNPALEPLTVGPKGVLSVTRSCMTDAKKLYTLFYVHGSKLNDMIDAIPKSKKNKRCQLHSLDTHKPKPLGEGSSSTLSTEKLSADKKNSEDSRKESKCSITFHYGPFQGPVRGCWMDVWELMSQECRDEVVLIDSSCLLETLETYLRKHRFCTDCKNKVLRAYNILIGELDCSKEKGYCAALYEGLRCCPHERHIHVCCETDFIAHLLGRAEPEFAGGYERRERHAKTIDIAQEEVLTCLGIHLYERLHRIWQKLRAEEQTWQMLFYLGVDALRKSFEMAVEKVQGISRLEQLCEEFSEEERVRELKQEKKRQKRKNRRKNKCVCEIPAPLQATEEKEINQVKENSNFTESSCKACGSTEEANNCVEVIVTNESTSCTCPSSGTLLGSPKIKKGLSPHCNGSDCGYSSSMEGSETGSREGSDVACTEGICNHDENGDDPCVHRCDDKEEDGDSCVECWANSEENTTKGKNKKKKKKSKTLKCENEHIQKLGSCMADPGSRETSGNLTHTEFHHDKTKDTHAESCCSSEKSGQQLPWFEHMKNVSQFAESTEMSLVPDSGKGAKSLVELLDESECTSDEEIFISQDEIQSFMANNKSFYSNREQYRQHLKEKFNKYCRLNDHKRPICNGWLTTAGAN; from the exons ATGGCGCGGCTGGTGGCGGTCTGCAGGGACGGCGAGGAGGAATTCCCCTTCGAGAAGAGGCAGATTCCCCTCTACATCGATGACACCCTCACG ATGGTGATGGAGTTTCCTGATAATGTGCTGAACCTGGATGGACATCAGAATAACAGTGCACAGTTAAAGCAGTTCATTCAG agaCACAGCATGCTCAAACAGCAGGATCTGAACATTGCCATGATGGTGACCTCTCGGGAAGTGCTGAGTGCCCTCTCTCAGCTGGTGCCCTGCGTTGGCTGCCGCCGCAGCGTGGAGaggctcttctcccagctggTGGAGTCTGGAAACCCAGCCCTGGAGCCCCTGACAGTAGGGCCAAAGGGGGTCCTGTCTGTCACTCGAAGCTGTATGACTGATGCAAAGAAACTTTATACACTCTTCTACGTGCACGG gtCCAAACTGAATGATATGATTGATGCAATTCCCAAAAGTAAGAAGAACAAGAGATGTCAGTTACACTCCCTGGACACACACAAACCAAAGCCCTTGGG TGAAGGGAGCAGTAGCACACTCAGTACAGAGAAATTAAGTGCAGATAAGAAAAATAGTGAAGACAGCAGAAAGGAGAGCAAGTGTAGCATCACTTTCCACTATGGACCTTTCCAGGGACCAGTCAG GGGTTGTTGGATGGATGTGTGGGAGCTCATGTCCCAGGAATGCAGGGATGAAGTAGTTTTAATTGACTCTAGTTGTCTTTTAGAAACATTAGAAACCTATCTCCGAAAACACAG GTTTTGCACTGACTGCAAGAACAAAGTGCTCCGGGCTTACAACATCCTGATAGGGGAGCTGGACTGCAGCAAGGAGAAGGGGTACTGTGCTGCACTCTACGAGGGGCTGCGCTGCTGCCCCCACGAGCGCCACATCCACGTCTGCTGCGAGACGGATTTCATCGCGCACCTGCTGGGCCGCGCCGAGCCCGAGTTCGCAGGAGGGTATGA ACGAAGAGAAAGGCATGCAAAGACAATAGACATAGCCCAGGAAGAAGTTTTGACCTGCCTGGGTATTCATCTTTATGAAAGGTTACACCGAATCTGGCAGAAGTTGCGGGCTGAGGAACAGACGTGGCAGATGCTTTTCTACCTGGGTGTTGATGCTTTACGCAAAAGTTTTGAG ATGGCTGTGGAAAAAGTGCAGGGTATTAGTCGACTGGAACAGCTCTGTGAAGAAttttcagaagaagaaagagtGCGAGAGCTGAAACAGGAGAAGAAACGCCAAAAACggaagaacaggaggaaaaataagtgtgtgtgtgagatccctgctcctctgcaggcaacagaagagaaggaaatcaaCCAAGTGAAG gaAAATTCCAACttcacagaaagcagctgcaaagCCTGTGGTAGCACTGAAGAAGCTAACAACTGTGTAGAAGTAATTGTAACTAATGAAAGCACTTCTTGCACCTGTCCTAGTAGTGGTACTCTATTAGGTTCACctaaaatcaagaaag GTTTATCTCCACACTGTAATGGCAGTGACTGTGGGTACTCATCCAGCATGGAGGGCAGTGAAACAGGATCTCGAGAGGGATCAGACGTGGCCTGCACTGAGGGCATCTGCAACCATGATGAAAATG gagatgATCCCTGTGTCCATCGCTGCGACGACaaagaggaggatggagacAGCTGTGTGGAGTGTTGGGCTAATTCAGAAGAGAACACCACGAAaggcaaaaacaaaaagaagaaaaagaaaagtaaaacctTGAAGTGTGAGAATGAACAT ATCCAGAAACTTGGGAGCTGTATGGCAGATCCAGGGAGCAGAGAGACCTCAGGAAATCTCACGCACACAGAGTTTCATCACGACAAGACCAAAGACACACATGCTGAAAGCTGCTGTAGCTCAGAAAAAAGTGGGCAGCAGTTGCCTTGGTTTGAGCATATGAAAAATGTGTCACAGTTTGCAGAATCCACAGAAATGTCACTTGTTCCTGATTCTGGAAAAGGTGCCAAGAGCTTAGTGGAACTCCTT GATGAGTCCGAGTGCACTTCTGATGAGGAAATCTTCATCTCCCAAGATGAGATCCAGTCCTTCATGGCAAACAACAAGTCTTTTTACAGCAATAGAGAACAATACCGACAGCATCTGAAGGAGAAATTTAATAAATACTGCCGCTTAAACGATCACAAGAGGCCCATTTGTAACGGTTGGCTGACAACAGCGGGAGCGAACTAA
- the GGNBP2 gene encoding gametogenetin-binding protein 2 isoform X2 — protein MARLVAVCRDGEEEFPFEKRQIPLYIDDTLTMVMEFPDNVLNLDGHQNNSAQLKQFIQRHSMLKQQDLNIAMMVTSREVLSALSQLVPCVGCRRSVERLFSQLVESGNPALEPLTVGPKGVLSVTRSCMTDAKKLYTLFYVHGSKLNDMIDAIPKSKKNKRCQLHSLDTHKPKPLGEGSSSTLSTEKLSADKKNSEDSRKESKCSITFHYGPFQGPVRGCWMDVWELMSQECRDEVVLIDSSCLLETLETYLRKHRFCTDCKNKVLRAYNILIGELDCSKEKGYCAALYEGLRCCPHERHIHVCCETDFIAHLLGRAEPEFAGGRRERHAKTIDIAQEEVLTCLGIHLYERLHRIWQKLRAEEQTWQMLFYLGVDALRKSFEMAVEKVQGISRLEQLCEEFSEEERVRELKQEKKRQKRKNRRKNKCVCEIPAPLQATEEKEINQVKENSNFTESSCKACGSTEEANNCVEVIVTNESTSCTCPSSGTLLGSPKIKKGLSPHCNGSDCGYSSSMEGSETGSREGSDVACTEGICNHDENGDDPCVHRCDDKEEDGDSCVECWANSEENTTKGKNKKKKKKSKTLKCENEHIQKLGSCMADPGSRETSGNLTHTEFHHDKTKDTHAESCCSSEKSGQQLPWFEHMKNVSQFAESTEMSLVPDSGKGAKSLVELLDESECTSDEEIFISQDEIQSFMANNKSFYSNREQYRQHLKEKFNKYCRLNDHKRPICNGWLTTAGAN, from the exons ATGGCGCGGCTGGTGGCGGTCTGCAGGGACGGCGAGGAGGAATTCCCCTTCGAGAAGAGGCAGATTCCCCTCTACATCGATGACACCCTCACG ATGGTGATGGAGTTTCCTGATAATGTGCTGAACCTGGATGGACATCAGAATAACAGTGCACAGTTAAAGCAGTTCATTCAG agaCACAGCATGCTCAAACAGCAGGATCTGAACATTGCCATGATGGTGACCTCTCGGGAAGTGCTGAGTGCCCTCTCTCAGCTGGTGCCCTGCGTTGGCTGCCGCCGCAGCGTGGAGaggctcttctcccagctggTGGAGTCTGGAAACCCAGCCCTGGAGCCCCTGACAGTAGGGCCAAAGGGGGTCCTGTCTGTCACTCGAAGCTGTATGACTGATGCAAAGAAACTTTATACACTCTTCTACGTGCACGG gtCCAAACTGAATGATATGATTGATGCAATTCCCAAAAGTAAGAAGAACAAGAGATGTCAGTTACACTCCCTGGACACACACAAACCAAAGCCCTTGGG TGAAGGGAGCAGTAGCACACTCAGTACAGAGAAATTAAGTGCAGATAAGAAAAATAGTGAAGACAGCAGAAAGGAGAGCAAGTGTAGCATCACTTTCCACTATGGACCTTTCCAGGGACCAGTCAG GGGTTGTTGGATGGATGTGTGGGAGCTCATGTCCCAGGAATGCAGGGATGAAGTAGTTTTAATTGACTCTAGTTGTCTTTTAGAAACATTAGAAACCTATCTCCGAAAACACAG GTTTTGCACTGACTGCAAGAACAAAGTGCTCCGGGCTTACAACATCCTGATAGGGGAGCTGGACTGCAGCAAGGAGAAGGGGTACTGTGCTGCACTCTACGAGGGGCTGCGCTGCTGCCCCCACGAGCGCCACATCCACGTCTGCTGCGAGACGGATTTCATCGCGCACCTGCTGGGCCGCGCCGAGCCCGAGTTCGCAGGAGG ACGAAGAGAAAGGCATGCAAAGACAATAGACATAGCCCAGGAAGAAGTTTTGACCTGCCTGGGTATTCATCTTTATGAAAGGTTACACCGAATCTGGCAGAAGTTGCGGGCTGAGGAACAGACGTGGCAGATGCTTTTCTACCTGGGTGTTGATGCTTTACGCAAAAGTTTTGAG ATGGCTGTGGAAAAAGTGCAGGGTATTAGTCGACTGGAACAGCTCTGTGAAGAAttttcagaagaagaaagagtGCGAGAGCTGAAACAGGAGAAGAAACGCCAAAAACggaagaacaggaggaaaaataagtgtgtgtgtgagatccctgctcctctgcaggcaacagaagagaaggaaatcaaCCAAGTGAAG gaAAATTCCAACttcacagaaagcagctgcaaagCCTGTGGTAGCACTGAAGAAGCTAACAACTGTGTAGAAGTAATTGTAACTAATGAAAGCACTTCTTGCACCTGTCCTAGTAGTGGTACTCTATTAGGTTCACctaaaatcaagaaag GTTTATCTCCACACTGTAATGGCAGTGACTGTGGGTACTCATCCAGCATGGAGGGCAGTGAAACAGGATCTCGAGAGGGATCAGACGTGGCCTGCACTGAGGGCATCTGCAACCATGATGAAAATG gagatgATCCCTGTGTCCATCGCTGCGACGACaaagaggaggatggagacAGCTGTGTGGAGTGTTGGGCTAATTCAGAAGAGAACACCACGAAaggcaaaaacaaaaagaagaaaaagaaaagtaaaacctTGAAGTGTGAGAATGAACAT ATCCAGAAACTTGGGAGCTGTATGGCAGATCCAGGGAGCAGAGAGACCTCAGGAAATCTCACGCACACAGAGTTTCATCACGACAAGACCAAAGACACACATGCTGAAAGCTGCTGTAGCTCAGAAAAAAGTGGGCAGCAGTTGCCTTGGTTTGAGCATATGAAAAATGTGTCACAGTTTGCAGAATCCACAGAAATGTCACTTGTTCCTGATTCTGGAAAAGGTGCCAAGAGCTTAGTGGAACTCCTT GATGAGTCCGAGTGCACTTCTGATGAGGAAATCTTCATCTCCCAAGATGAGATCCAGTCCTTCATGGCAAACAACAAGTCTTTTTACAGCAATAGAGAACAATACCGACAGCATCTGAAGGAGAAATTTAATAAATACTGCCGCTTAAACGATCACAAGAGGCCCATTTGTAACGGTTGGCTGACAACAGCGGGAGCGAACTAA